The following are from one region of the Saccharomyces kudriavzevii IFO 1802 strain IFO1802 genome assembly, chromosome: 12 genome:
- the SNF7 gene encoding ESCRT-III subunit protein SNF7 (similar to Saccharomyces cerevisiae SNF7 (YLR025W); ancestral locus Anc_2.422), with protein MWSYFFGGASGNAKNKELPKKAIVELREHINLLSKKQSHLRTQITNQENEARIFLTKGNKVMAKNSLKKKKIYEQNLSKLEGTMESMEQQLFSIESANLNLETMRAMQQGAKAMKSIHNGLDIDKVDETMDEIREQVELGDEISDAISRPLNTGANEVDEDELDEELDMLAQENANQETSKIVNSNVNAAPVSENKVSLPNVPSNKIRQSGAPVKEVQEEEEEEDEDERALRELQAEMGL; from the coding sequence ATGTggtcatatttttttggaggAGCATCCGGTAATGCCAAGAATAAAGAGTTGCCAAAAAAGGCTATAGTGGAGTTGAGGGAGCACATCAACCTTCTATCTAAAAAGCAATCACATTTGCGTACTCAAATCACAAACCAAGAGAATGAAGctagaatttttttgacgAAGGGCAATAAAGTAATGGCCAAGAACTcgctgaagaagaagaagatttacGAACAAAACCTAAGTAAGTTGGAAGGCACAATGGAATCTATGGAGCAGCAGCTTTTCTCTATAGAAAGCGCAAATTTGAACCTGGAGACGATGAGGGCCATGCAACAAGGTGCCAAGGCAATGAAATCCATTCACAACGGTCTTGACATAGATAAAGTGGATGAGACAATGGACGAGATAAGGGAGCAGGTAGAATTAGGAGACGAAATAAGCGATGCTATATCTAGGCCATTAAACACTGGAGCAAACGAGGTGGACGAAGATGAATTGGACGAAGAATTGGACATGCTCGCTCAAGAAAATGCCAATCAAGAAACGTCCAAGATCGTCAATAGTAACGTTAATGCGGCGCCCGTGTCAGAGAATAAGGTCTCGCTACCCAATGTTCCAAGTAATAAGATCAGACAAAGTGGAGCTCCCGTGAAGGAGGtccaagaggaagaggaagaggaagatgaggatgaaagGGCATTAAGAGAACTACAAGCGGAGATGGGCCTTTGA
- the SED5 gene encoding t-SNARE syntaxin (similar to Saccharomyces cerevisiae SED5 (YLR026C); ancestral locus Anc_2.421): MNIKDRTSEFQQSVLSYKKRNKNFKEQQRERLQEQQNGNSTKSTAGNGKNVSEFQKRASGIAHEISSTAQLLSKLAVLAKRKPMFNDNPIEIAELSFLIKRKIYAIEQSLVQLSQLKKTDANGNALSQSSNQPSAVQHSKNVVNLLNTQMKNISGNFKDVLEERQRLEMANKDRWQKLSTDTEHTQEDEHTQNTNTVDLTTYNNSNPFMTSLLEESSQKNNGSSNQGELSFPQNDSQLMLMEEGQLSNNVYLQERNRAVETIESTIQEVGNLFQQLASMVQEQGEVIQRIDANVDDIDLNISGAQRELLKYFDRIKSNRWLAAKIFFVIFVFFLIWILVN, from the coding sequence tttaaGGAGCAGCAGAGAGAACGTCTTCAAGAGCAGCAAAACGGCAACTCCACTAAGAGTACAGCTGGCAATGGGAAAAACGTATCTGAGTTCCAAAAAAGGGCTTCTGGCATAGCCCatgaaatttcatccaCTGCTCAATTATTATCCAAATTGGCGGTTCTAGCCAAGAGGAAACCAATGTTCAACGATAACCCCATCGAGATTGCTGAGCTGTCGTTTTTGATCAAACGAAAGATTTATGCCATCGAACAAAGTTTAGTACAGTTAAGTCAACTTAAGAAAACCGACGCGAATGGCAATGCATTAAGTCAATCTTCTAATCAGCCCAGTGCCGTACAGCACTCCAAAAACGTCGTTAATCTTCTGAACAcccaaatgaaaaacatATCAGGAAATTTCAAGGATGTATTGGAGGAAAGACAGCGATTGGAAATGGCAAACAAAGACAGATGGCAAAAATTATCCACTGACACAGAGCATACACAAGAAGATGAGCATACTCAAAACACTAACACCGTGGATTTGACCACCTACAACAACTCCAACCCGTTCATGACCTCATTACTAGAGGAATCCTCACAAAAGAATAATGGCTCGTCCAATCAAGGTGAACTTTCTTTCCCTCAAAACGATTCTCAATTAATGTTGATGGAGGAGGGACAACTGTCTAATAACGTATATCTGCAAGAGAGAAACAGAGCTGTGGAGACAATAGAGTCCACAATCCAGGAAGTGGgaaatctttttcaacagctGGCCTCCATGGTTCAAGAGCAAGGCGAAGTCATCCAGAGAATTGATGCTAATGTAGACGACATCGATTTGAACATCAGCGGTGCCCAAAGAGAACTGTTGAAATACTTTGACAGAATAAAAAGTAACAGATGGTTAGCCGCGAAGATattcttcgtcatctttgTATTCTTCCTGATTTGGATTTTAGTCAATTAA